GTTTCTGGCGCGCTGGAATGGACACCGCTGAACGGGTCGGTCGGTAATCTCAATGCTGAGTACAATATCTTCCAGATCGATGCTGAGGAGACGTCCAACCGGTTTCCGGTCACTGGCCAGCCGAGCATCCGCCAGTTCGCAAACTCCGAAGATGAGTGGAATAGCGAAATCAGCGGCGACTATGAGTTCGATCTCGGCCCCGGCCGCCTGAAGACGATCGGGCTCTGGCGATTTGAGCACAGCCCCTTCATCTCAAGTGTCCGCACGACTGAGACAGATGGTACGCTGAGCGAACGCTCCATCTTCGAGCAGACCGTCGATGAAGGCGAGAGCATCCTGCGCAGTGAGTATAACTGGGCGCCAAGCGAGACCGTGGACTGGCAGATCGCCGGCGAAGCGGCTTTCAATTTCCTTGAAGCCGAGGCCGACCTGCAGGCGCTTGATGCCACGGGCACGCTTGTCCGTGTGCCGCTGACCAATGCCAATTCGCGGGTCGAGGAGAAGCGGCTCGATGCGTCCATCACCCATGGCCGCAAGCTCTCAGAGGATCTGTCGGTGCAGGCTTCATTCGGCATGGAGTATTCCGAGCTCAGCCAGTCAGGTGGGTCGGCGCAGACACGCAGCTTCACGCGGCCCAAGGGCTTTGTCTCGGCAGCATGGACGGTGAATGAGCGCCTGACAATCAATGCGCGAGCCGCCCGCGAAGTGGGTCAGCTCAACTTCTTCGACTTCATCTCATCGGTGAACGTGAATGTCGGCAATGGCAATCAGGGCAACCCGGACATCGTCCCGCAGCAGAGCTGGAAAGGCGAGGTCTCATTCGATCGGGACTTCGGCGCTGCCGGCGCGCACACGATGAAGTTCTATTACGAGGCCATCGAGGACATTGTGGACCGCGTCCCCTTTGGCCCAAATGCAGAAGGCCCCGGCAATCTGGACCAGGCCACGCGCTACGGCATTGCGACCAATGGCACGTTCAAGTTCGCGCCTGTCGGCGTTGAAGGCCTCCAGCTCGAGTATGAGCTTGAAGTGCGCCAGTCCGAACTGGACGATCCGCTAACGGGCGAGACGCGCCGCATCAATGACGACCTGATGCTGGGCGGGTTCTTTGAGCTTCGCTACGACATTCCCAAGACCGACTGGGCGCTGGGCTTTGGCGGGGAGCGCTATGACAATGCGCCCTTCGTGCGGCTCGATGAGCGCCAGCTGTTCGAGCTACGGCCGATCTACACCTTCCTCTATGTCGAGCACAAAGACATCTTCGGCATGACCGGGAAGGTCGAGTGGTTCAACGTGACCGATGGCGATGAGCAGTTCACCCGGCAGGTCTATACGCCACGGCGCGATGGCAGCCTTCTCTTCAGTGAAGACAGGAGCTGGAGCGCCGGGCCAATCCTGACCGTATCGCTGCGGGGGACGTTCTAGGCCTTCGCCTGGATGCGGCCGATGCGGCGGATTTCCCAGCGAAGGTCCACCCCGGTCACATCCAGCACGCGGGCGCGCACCAGTTCCCCAAGCGCCTCGATGTCTGCCGCGGTGGCGTCATCGGTATTGATGAGGAAGTTGCAGTGCTTTTCTGACACCTGCGCGCCGCCGACCTTCAGGCCCCTGCAACCAGCCGCATCGATCAGCTTCCAGCTGGAGCGCTGGTCTGGCGTGCCGGGCGGGTCCGGATTGGCGAAGGTGGAACCGCCCGTCTTGTCCTTGATCGGCTGGGTCTCGGCGCGCCGGGCCTGATGCTCTTCGATCTCGGCCTGAAGCGCTTCCGGGTCGCCGTCGCCCGAACCTGTCAGCAGGATGCCGGTCACGATAACGTCGTCAGGAAAGTTGGTGTGGCGGTAGGAAAACTCGATCTTCGGATCACCATACTGGGCGATCTCGGCTTCGAAGCGGACTTTCTCACCAGAACGCGTGATGCCTTCGATCTGGTTGGCGACGTCTTTCAGCTCCCGGCCATAACAGCCAGCATTGGTGCGAACCGCGCCGCCAATGGAGCCGGGGATACCAGAGAAGAAAGTCAGCCCTGCAATGCCGTTCTTTGCAGATGCCTTGGCGACAGCGAGATCAAGCGCGCCAGCACGTGCGAAAAGGGAATGTGAGCCAGCCGGTTCGACATTGCCCCAATAGCCGCCCATCAGCCGGATCGTGACGCCTTCAATGCCGCCATCGCGAATGATGGAATTCGACGCGACACCCATGAAGTGAACGGGCACATCGGTCGGCAGCACTCTCAGGAAGTCTGCAAGGTCATCCTCATCCTTTGGCAGGAAGAGCGCATCGGCAGGCCCGCCAACGCGGAACCAGGTGTAGGGCGCCAGCGGCTGATCCAGCAGCAGCTTGCCGCGAACTTCGGGCAGGTCGTCGCGCCAGTCTGTCATCTATTCTGCAAGCTTCCCGGCGAGCGCATTGGCATGCGTGGTAATATCGCCAGCGCCAAGGCAGACGACCAGGTCACCGGGACGGGCAGTCTCGCGGATGGTCGCCGGAAGATCATCGAGAGATGTGAGGGCGCGCGTGTCGGCATGGCCTTTCGCGTTGATCGCATCGACGAGTGCGGTGTGGCTCGCCCCGTCGATCGGGTCTTCACCGGCCGCATAAACGGGCGCAATGAAAGCGATGTCGGCGTCGTGGAAACAGCCGGAGAAATCCTCGAAGAGATCGTGCAGGCGCGAATAGCGGTGCGGCTGGGCGACCGCGATGACGCGGTTGTCGCCCTGCATGGCGCGGGCCGCCTTCAGGACGGCTGCGATCTCCACCGGGTGATGGCCATAATCGTCGATGATGCGGACACCGTTCCATTCACCTGCAGGGGTGAAACGACGCTTCACGCCGCCGAAATTCTTGAAGCTGGTGCGGATCTGGTCGGGCGTTGCGCCAAGCTCCAGCGCGACGGTGATGGCGGCGAGGGCGTTGGAAACGTTGTGGTCGCCCGCCATGGGCAGACGAACGCCTTCAATGGAAGACACGCCGATGCCGAGACGCTCACGTAGGACGACATCGAAAGTCACGCCGCCCGGATCGGATTCAAGATTGGTCGCACGGACATCTGCCTGACGGTTGAACCCATAGGTCAGGATGCGTCGGTCAGACACACGCGCCACCATGGCGGAGACTTCCGGATGGTCAGTGCAGAGAACGCCGAACCCGTAAAACGGGATGTTCTTCACATAGGTATCGAAAGCGGACCGCAGCGCCTCCATGGAGCCGTAATGCTCCATATGTTCGGGATCCATATTGGTCACGATCGCGATGGTTGGGCGCAGCTTTGTGAAGGTGCCGTCGCTCTCATCAGCCTCCAGCACGATCCAGTCGCCATTGCCGGCTTTGGCGTTAGAGCCATAGGCGTTGATGATGCCGCCATTGATGACGGTCGGGTCGATACCTGCACCATCGAGAAGTGCGGCGACCATCGTGGTCGTCGTGGTCTTGCCGTGCGTGCCTGCGACAGCAACCGTCCATTTCAGGCGGATGATCTCTGCCAGCATGTCCGCGCGGCGCACCACGGGAATGGCTGACTCACGCGCGGCGACGACTTCAGGATTGTCTGCCTTGATGGCCGAAGAAATGATGACGGCCCCTGCCCCGATCACGTTCTGCGGCTTGTGGCCGATATGGACGGTCGCGCCCTTGGCGCGCAGACGCTCCACATTGGCGCTGTCCTTCACGTCGGAGCCTTGGACCTTGTAGCCGAGATTGATCATGATCTCGGCAATGCCCGACATGCCGATGCCGCCTATGCCAACAAGGTGGGCCGGACCGAGATCAAAGGGCGAAGGTTTGTTTGGCATGAATGTTCTGACTTCGTAGGGCATGGAAACGGGGTCCTCCGCAGTAACGTGTGGAGGCCAGACTAGGCAAGCGCGAGCATGCGGAGATGGCTGCGACACGGCAATTTAGGGGCAATCTGTTTTAGGAAGATCAGCGGTTAGCTGCCTCTATAGCGAGGTCTGCGAGATCCTGCGCCGCAGTGATCGTGCCAGCTTCCTTCGCCCGTGATGCGCGCGCCTTTAGCTCTTCGCCGTTCTCCAGCCGCACCTTGATGAGTTCACCGAGGAGGTTCGGATAGAGGTTGTCCTCAAGCAGCACATCGGCAGCGTCGACATCGACGAGGGCCTCAGCGTTTGCGGCCTGATGGTCATCCATCGCGATCTTCAGCGGGATCAGGATGGACGGGCGGCCGACGGCCGAAATCTCGCTGACCGTGCCCGCGCCGGAGCGCGCAATGATCAGATGCGCGGCTGCAAGGCGGTCCGGCATGTCGGCGAAGAAGGGGCGCAGCTCATGGCGCAGGCCGACCTCCTCATAGATGGCGCGAACCTCATCGAGCTGTTCTTCGCGCACCTGCTGGACGATGTTGAGGCGCGCGCGAAGCGGCGCCGGCGTGTGAAACGCTATCGCGAGCGGGATGATCTGGCCGAGGATACGGGCGCCCTGGCTGCCACCGGTGATGAAGACATTGAGGTCGCCGCTGGTTGGCGGGAATGGCGCGTCGCGCATGGCCGCAATTGGCGCGCGGACAGGGTTCCCGACCGGCTCATGGCGGACGCCTGCGGGCAGCTTGTCCAGACGTGGGAAGCCTGAAGCGACAAACTCAGCCTTCGATGCAAATTGCCGGTTCACCCGGCCAAGGACCGCATTCTGCTCATGGACGATGATGGGCACCTTGCACCGGCGCGCGGCGCTGAGGGCCGGAAAGGCAGGATAGCCCCCGAAACCTGCGACAAGCGCAGGCTTTCTGGACTTCATCAGACGATTGGCCCGGCCGATGCCGCGCCAGATTTTCAGGACAGCCGAAGGCAGCGTCCAGGGCTTGCGGATATTCGGGCTGGCGGCGGCGACTTCTTCCTTCCAGTCGGCTGGAAAGCTGCCAGCATAAGAGAGCCCGCGCGCGTCGCTGATGAGGCCGACCTGCCAGCCGCGCGCCCGCATCTCTTCCGCAAAGGCCGCAGCCGGGAACATGTGTCCACCTGTGCCACCGGCCGCGATAATGACGAGAGGTTTGTCAGCCATGTCGACCTCTCGTCCCAAGGCTCTGGCGGCGGATCAAGGCAAGCGCGAGGCCAAGCGTCAGCGCAATGCCCAGCATGGAGGAGCCGCCATAGGAGATGAAAGGCAGCGTCATTCCCTTTGGCGGGATGAGGCTGACATTCACCGCGATGTTGATGGCCGCCTGCAAGGCGAACAGGGTGAAGAGGCCGGACGCAGCCGCACGCGGATACGGGTCGTGCAGGCGCGAGGCTGCGCGAAGGCCACGCCAGCAGATATAACCATAGAGGCCGATCACCAGCAGCGCGGCGACATAGCCGAACTCTTCACCAAGCACCGCATAGATGAAGTCGGTATGGGCATCCGGCAGGCTGGATTTGACCGTCCCTTCACCCGGTCCGGCGCCGAGAAGCCCGCCGCGGGAGATCGCTTCGGACGCCTTGTCGATCTGGTAGGTGTCATAGTCGGACGGGTTGATGAAGCTGTTCACCCGGTAGCGCACGTGCGGCAGCAGCGCATAGAGCGCGCCGCTGAGCGTCACGCCGCCCGCAAAGAAGGCCGCCGCCCACCGCCAGGGCAGGCCGGACACGAAGAAGGTCGCGATGAAGGCCGCTGTAATCAGCGCCGACTGACCGACATCCGGCTGGAGCAGCAAAAGGCCAAGAACGACGACATAGAAGACAAGCGCGACAACCGCCCATGGCCCATCAGGATAGAGACGCCTCTGCGCGAGGAGCCAGCCGATCAACACGATCAGGACAGGCTTTACGAACTCTGACGGCTGCAGCGTGAAACCTGCGATATTGACCCAGCGCTCTGCCCCCTTCGCCTCATGGCCGATCAACATGATTGCCGCGAGCAGGATGAGCGAGCCGGCGAAGATCAGCGCTGATATCCGGCGCACCCAGACACGCGTCATCATGCTCGCCGCGATCAGCACCACCGATGCACCAGCCGCGAAGACGCAGTGGCGTTTCACGAAATGATATGGGTCTGAATAGCCGAGGCGCTCTGCGGCAGGAGGCCCCGCCGCCAGTGACAGCATCAGGCCGAGACCAAGCAGCGTGAAGGACGCCGCCAAGATGCGCCAGTCAACGCTGAGGCGCCATTCGGTGATGATCGAACGCTCGGAGCGCGGGACGATCACCGTGCTGCCGACCGAGACCGTCATGCCGATTCTCGCATGACCGGGCGGAGGGCATCCCCGCCGAGTGTTTCAACCGCCTCACGAAAGGCCTGTCCGCGCGCCTCGAAATCCTTGAACTGGTCGAAGCTGGCGCAGGCCGGTGAGAGCAGCACGATCGGGTTTTCCTCGCCCGACGCCTTTGCGTCCTCGAGCGCGCGGGCGACCGCCTTGTCCAGCGTGCCGCAGCTTTCATGGGCGGCCTTGCCGTCCAGCGTGCGCGCGAATTCATCAGCGGCTTCACCGACGAGATAGGCTTTGGCGACACGGTTCATGAGCGGCATCAGCGGCTCAATACCGCCCGCCTTGGGCTGACCACCAGCAATCCAGTAAACGCGCGGATAAGCGCGGAGCGCCTGCTCTGCAGCCTGCGCATTGGTTGCCTTGGAATCGTTGACGAAGCGCACGCCGTCGATCTCTCCGACCTGTTCCATCCGGTGCGCGAGGCCAGGGAAAGTCAGGATGGCGCCGAAGATACGGCCGGGGTCGAGGCCAAGCGCGCGGCATGCGGCGTAGGCGGCGGCCGCATTCTGCCAGTTATGGCGACCCGGAAGCGTCGCGGAGTCGCCGAGGTCACCAACGCGGACCGCATTGTTGGCGAGGCTGTCGAAGAGCTTGCCATCGACTGCGCTGACGCCGCGCCCCAGCGCGAACTCTGACGAGATGCGCGCGAGACGCATTTCGCCGCTGCCAGCAAGGCCCATGGCGATGGCTTGTGTGTAGTGGTCGTCAATCCCTATGACCGCCGTGTCGCCACGCCCCTGATTGCGGAAGATACGCTTCTTGGCGGCAACATAGCCATTCATATCGCCATGCCGGTCCAGATGGTCTGGTGACATGTTCAGGAGGACCGACACGTCGCAATGCAGGCTCTTGGTCAGGTCGAGCTGATAGGATGAGAGCTCAAGCACATAGTAGGCATTCGCCGACAGCGCCGGCAGGTCGAGGACGCCGGTACCGATATTACCGCCAACATGAACGTCGAGGCCGCATTCTTTCAGGATGTGGCCGATAAGAGCGGTCGTGGTCGACTTTCCGTTTGTGCCCGTAATGCCGATGATCTTCGGGCGGCCACGCTCTGGTAGTGACTGAACTGCCCGCGCGAAAAGCTCCATATCGCCAACCACCGGCACATTGGTCATCTGCGCCAGGCGCACGAGACGGTGTGGCTGCGGGTGTGTCAGCGGTATTCCGGGCGAGAGCACGAGAGCCGCGAAGTTCTGCCAGTCGCGCTTGTTGAGGTCCGAAACCGGGATGCCCTCAGCTTCAGCCTTGGCCCGCGATGCCTCATTGTCATCCCAGGCGTGAACCTTTGCCTTACCGGCTTTCAGAGCGCGCGCAGCCGCAAGGCCAGTCCGGCCAAGGCCGTACACCGCAACATCTCTTCCAGCATATTCGGTAATCGGGATCATAAGGGTGCGGGCTACCTCAGCTTCAGCGTGGCAAGGCCCGCAAGGGCGAACAGGATAGAAAGAATCCAGAACCGGACGACGACCTTGGTCTCAGGCCAGTTCTCTTTCTGGAAATGGTGGTGCAGCGGCGCCATCAGGAAGACGCGCTTGCCGGTCCCGGTGAAGCGCTTGGTGATCTTGAACCAGCCGACCTGGATCATCACTGACAGCGCTTCGATGACGAAAAGACCGCCAATGATGGCCAGCGCAAACTCATGCTTCACCGCAACGGCGACGACGCCGATCAGGCCGCCAAGACCAAGCGATCCGGTGTCGCCCATGAAGACGGTCGCCGGGAAGGCATTGAACCAGAGAAAGCCCATGCCAGCGCCAATCATCGCGCCAAGCAGGACGCTCATCTCACCCGCGCCGGGCGTGAACTGGATGCCGAGATAATCGGCAAAGATGATGTTGCCTGTGAGATAGGCGATCAGGGCGTAAGAACCGCCCGCAAAGATCACCGGCACGATGGCGAGGCCATCCAGACCGTCAGTGAAGTTCACCGCATTGGCAGAGCCGACGATGACCACCATCGCGAAGATAATGAAGAAGCCGCCGAGCGGGATAAAGTAGTCATTCACGAATGGGACGGCAACGCCGCCGGAGAAGCTCTGATCGTTTGGCTCCAGCGAGGTCGGCGGGGCGAGGGCCGCGATGAACTCAGCGAGGCCGTTGAGCGGGCCCCATTCGGCATGGCCGAGTGGTGTATTGGCGCCGTGCAGGCCCATGATGAAGGCACCGGCGAGCGCTGCGACGATGAACTCCACCATCAGGCGGACCTGCGCGGACACGCCCGCATCGGTCTGCTTGGTGACTTTCGCATAGTCATCGAGGAAGCCAAGAAAGGCGAAGGCGACCGTCACGAAGAGAACGGTCCAGATGTATGGATTGCTGAGATCGGCCCAGAGAAGCGTTGCGACCAGAAGGCCGATCCAGATCAGGAAGCCGCCCATGGTTGGCGTGCCGCGCTTTTCGAGCTGTGCCTGAAGCGAAAGATCGCGGATCGGCTGGCCCTTGCCCTGACGCTGGCGCAGCTGGCTGATCACCCAGTCCCCGGTAAGCACCGAAAACAGGAAAGCGGTAACGATCGCGCCGCCCGTGCGGAACGTCGTGTAGTTGAAAAGACGAAAGAACCCGTCGTCTGCGGCCAGCAGCTCATACAGCATCGCGACCCCCTGCAGCCCCATCAGAGCCGCTATCCATCACCTGCTCGTCCGCGGTCTTGCTCCACTGGCGCAACCTGTCTGCGAGCCTCCCCATCCCGGAGGCATTCGAGCCTTTAATCAAGAGGATATCACCGTCCCGCAGAGAGTTTTTCACCACCCCGTCGAGGCCGTCAGCTTTCTCTGCCCAGTGCGATTCTATCTGTGATTCGATGCTCGCCTGCAGGGGCACCATTCCCCGGCCCGCGAGGAAGGCGGCGACGGCGCCGCTATCAACCACTGGTTTAGATAGTTCGCTGTGCTCTTTTTGTGACGTTTCGCCAACTTCAAGCATTTCACCCAGCGCAACGAGGTGCCGACTGCCTTCTCTTGAGGCAAAGCTGGAGAGGGCCGCGCGCATGGATTCCGGGTTGGCATTGTAGGCATCATCCACGAGGACAAATTCGCCGCCGCCCGGGAGTTTGAGCCGTTCGGCCGTACCCCGGCCAGCAGGAGGCGCATAGCCGGACAGGTCCAGCGCGGCCTTGTAGAGGTCAATTGAGCTGTTCAGGCCGACGGCCAGCAAGGCGCAAGCGACATTGTCTGCCCAGTGTTCACCAACCGCATGGATTTCGACATCCAGCTTGCAGGTCAGCGTGTCGAGCGCGATGTGGCTCATGCCGCCCGCGCTGCCATAGGACTCGACCCACGACCATCCGTCACGATTGCTGATCCAGTCGAGGCCCGCGCTCGCGCCGTCCCGACCAAACAGCGCTATCGCGGCATTCGGTTTCAGCTCACGCACCCGCTCGACGAGGACGGGCAGCAGCTTGTCGCCGGCTGGCAGCACGACGATGCCGTCCGGCTCGAGGAGGCCTGCAGCAATATCGGACTTTTCGCGCGCAACGCCCTCGATCGAACCAAGGCCCTCAAGGTGTGCTGGCGCGATCTTGGTGATGACGCTGACATGCGGGGCGACCATCTTGGAGCGCGGCGCAATCTCGCCCGGTGTAGACATGCCGATTTCGAAGACGGCGTATTCAGTATCGGCTGGCATGCGCGCCAGCGTCAGCGGCACGCCCCAGTGATTGTTGAAACTCTTGACCGACCAGTGCGCCTTGCCTGCGCCCCGGTGGATGCGTGCGATCATTTCCTTGACGCTGGTCTTGCCGACAGACCCGGTTACCGCGATCCGCACCGCGTCCTTTGCCCGCTCTCGCGCATAAAGGCCGAGCGCCTCCAGTGCAGCCATGACGTCGTCGACGACGATTAGCGGTCCTGACGCGCCTTCGACCTCGCGGCTGACAAGTGCGGCACTTGCCCCTGCCTCAAAAGCGGCAGGAACGAAGTCGTGCCCGTCGCGGACATCCTTGAGCGCGATGAAGAGGTCGCCCTTCTCGAGCGAGCGCGTATCGATGGACACGCCATTCGCCTCAATGGCGCCAGTTAGGCGTCCGCCAGTTGCCTCGGCAATTTCCTCAGAAGTCCAGAGCGGGCGTGCCATCATTTGCGCGCCTCCAGCGCCGCGAGCGCGGTGTCCTGATCAGAGAATGGAAGAACCTTGTCGCCAATGATCTGGCCGGTTTCGTGGCCCTTGCCCGCGATGAGAAGCGTGTCACCTGCCTGAAGCTGCGCGACCGCATGCTGGATCGCTTCACCCCGATCCCCGATTTCCAGCGCGCCCTTGGCACCGGCTAGCACCGACTTGCGAATTTCTGCGGCATCCTCAGAGCGTGGATTGTCGTCGGTAACGATGACGACATCGGCCTGCTTCACGGCCACTTCACCCATGATCGGGCGCTTTTTGCGGTCGCGGTCACCGCCGCAGCCAAAGATCACGAACAGGCGCCCCGCCGTGTGAGGACGCGCGGCGCGGATCAGCGTATCAAGACCATCGGGCGTGTGCGCATAATCGACGAAGACGCCAGCGCCGTCAGAGGTTTCGCCGACAAATTCGAGACGGCCTTTCACGGGCTTCAGACCGGAAAGACCCTTCTTCACATCCGCAAGGCTCGCGCCCAGCGACAGGGCGAGCCCAGCCGCCGTCAGGGCGTTGAGCGCCTGGAACTCACCAATCAGCGGGAGCTCGACTTCGGTTTCCTCGCCATGCCATTTCAGGAATAGCGTCTGGCCCGTCGCCTTTGGCATCAGCTCGGCAATCTTGAGATCATCACCGCGCCAGCCAACAGAAAGCGACTTCAGGCCGCGCGCCTTCGCGCCTGCTTCGAAGGCGCCGCGCTCCGGGCTGTCTGCATTAATGACGGCAGGCGCGCCTGCTGGCAGCAGATCGGAGAAGAGCCGCATCTTTGCGGCGCGGTACTCATCCATGTCCGCATGGTAGTCGAGATGATCCTGGGTCAAATTCGTGAACGCACCTGCCGCGAGTTTGACGGCATCCAGCCTGTACTGGACGAGACCGTGGGAGGACGCCTCCATCGCGCAATGCGTCACGCCTTCATCGGCGAGCTTTGCCAGTGTCTCATGGATCGCCACCGGGTCAGGCGTGGTGTGCCCAAGATCGATATGCCCGTTGGGGCCGATTGCACC
This genomic interval from Thalassovita mediterranea contains the following:
- a CDS encoding UDP-N-acetylmuramoyl-L-alanyl-D-glutamate--2,6-diaminopimelate ligase, translating into MNLAALFPGKNLPATVEVSGLTADSRKVAPGFVFAALKGVAADGRQFIPQALEKGAVAIIGHDLPDVGNAVAIEVDEPRLALATASAAFYARQPQHVVAVTGTNGKSSTVDFLRQIWESAGITAASMGTLGAIGPNGHIDLGHTTPDPVAIHETLAKLADEGVTHCAMEASSHGLVQYRLDAVKLAAGAFTNLTQDHLDYHADMDEYRAAKMRLFSDLLPAGAPAVINADSPERGAFEAGAKARGLKSLSVGWRGDDLKIAELMPKATGQTLFLKWHGEETEVELPLIGEFQALNALTAAGLALSLGASLADVKKGLSGLKPVKGRLEFVGETSDGAGVFVDYAHTPDGLDTLIRAARPHTAGRLFVIFGCGGDRDRKKRPIMGEVAVKQADVVIVTDDNPRSEDAAEIRKSVLAGAKGALEIGDRGEAIQHAVAQLQAGDTLLIAGKGHETGQIIGDKVLPFSDQDTALAALEARK